Proteins encoded in a region of the Pseudomonas syringae KCTC 12500 genome:
- a CDS encoding glucose/quinate/shikimate family membrane-bound PQQ-dependent dehydrogenase, producing MILKVTGIVIAILSLILLFMGAQLVAAGGSPAYSVIALGLLATATLVFLKRKSALTLYALMMWAILIWIIYEAGLDRWQWIPRGDLFALIGLWLAMPWVVRPLYQACSSSDKRRFHPLLGGTLGAMLLIVIALMFHDPYPQQGWIDNVATTRSAESAGRDWAAYGGSNAGQRFSSLDQINPDNVGKLSVAWEYHTGDLRDEDKDAGEYTFEATPLKINDRVYVCTPHNEVHALNPQTGQLAWKYTPEKKRSYLQQHQTCRGVSYYSAASSSTGQPQQPAQCAKRIITATADARLVALDADTGNLCSDFGSGGVIDLSVNMGTIRPHALMQTSAPLIAGELIVIGSSIMDNGYNDGNPSGVIRAYDVIAGRLVWNFDPQNPDNTQPIAADQNYPQDTPVAWATLSADVKNGLVYVPFGNASPDENGTRRNPDSNTEQFRDALVALDLKTGALRWKFQTSNNDLWDRDNPSQPSLLDLGKDGNRQPAVVLPTKVGNIFVLNRLTGEPIVPVDQVSVRTDGGVEGERFAPTQPVSRLNFIPPVLTEKSMWGVTPFDQMACRIAYNTLRYDGNPWTPATESGSLIYPGNIGVFNWGSVAVDPDRQLLIAAPVRLAYVYNLIKRPAQAQEKRLFTQEGKPYWNENFDGDSAIRISRFASSLAIPCTAPPWGTMAGVDLTTGKTQWMRRVGTTKNLKTSFMQGRFPVGFPMGMVAHGGPMVTAGGLAFHGATADNFFRAYDVNSGKVLWEYELPAGGQSIPSTYTGNDGKQYVVIAAGGHGSLGTTLGDSVIAFRVD from the coding sequence ATGATTCTCAAAGTGACCGGTATCGTCATCGCGATACTCAGCCTCATTCTGCTGTTCATGGGTGCGCAACTGGTGGCTGCCGGCGGTTCACCGGCCTACTCGGTGATTGCCCTGGGTTTGCTGGCCACAGCAACCCTGGTATTCCTGAAAAGGAAATCGGCACTTACCCTGTATGCCTTGATGATGTGGGCGATCCTGATCTGGATCATCTACGAAGCCGGCCTCGACAGATGGCAGTGGATCCCTCGCGGCGATCTGTTTGCACTGATTGGCCTGTGGCTGGCCATGCCTTGGGTAGTGCGGCCGCTTTATCAGGCTTGCTCGAGTAGCGATAAGCGTCGTTTTCATCCGTTGCTGGGCGGTACGCTTGGCGCAATGCTGCTGATCGTGATTGCGCTGATGTTTCACGATCCGTACCCGCAGCAGGGGTGGATCGACAACGTGGCGACCACCCGCAGCGCCGAGTCGGCAGGCCGTGACTGGGCTGCATATGGCGGTAGCAACGCGGGCCAGCGCTTCTCCAGCCTCGATCAGATCAACCCGGACAACGTCGGCAAGCTGTCAGTCGCTTGGGAATACCACACCGGCGACCTGCGTGATGAGGACAAGGACGCTGGCGAGTACACCTTTGAAGCGACGCCCCTCAAGATCAACGACCGGGTGTACGTGTGCACGCCTCATAACGAAGTGCATGCACTGAACCCGCAGACCGGGCAACTGGCCTGGAAATACACCCCCGAAAAAAAACGCTCGTACCTGCAACAGCATCAGACCTGCCGTGGCGTCAGCTATTATTCCGCGGCCTCCAGCTCGACGGGTCAGCCACAACAGCCGGCTCAGTGTGCCAAACGCATCATCACCGCGACTGCAGACGCCAGACTGGTAGCGCTTGATGCCGACACCGGCAACCTGTGCAGCGACTTCGGCAGCGGCGGGGTGATCGACTTGAGCGTCAACATGGGCACCATCCGCCCGCACGCGCTGATGCAGACCTCCGCGCCACTGATTGCCGGTGAACTGATCGTGATCGGCAGCTCGATCATGGATAACGGCTATAACGATGGCAACCCGTCGGGTGTGATTCGCGCCTACGACGTCATCGCCGGCCGGCTGGTATGGAACTTCGATCCGCAAAACCCGGACAACACGCAACCCATAGCGGCTGACCAGAACTATCCGCAAGATACGCCGGTCGCTTGGGCAACCCTGAGCGCCGATGTTAAAAACGGTCTGGTGTACGTCCCGTTTGGCAACGCTTCGCCCGACGAAAACGGCACCCGGCGTAACCCCGACAGCAACACCGAGCAGTTTCGCGATGCGCTGGTGGCACTCGACCTGAAGACCGGCGCGCTACGCTGGAAATTCCAGACCTCGAACAATGACCTCTGGGATCGCGACAACCCCTCGCAGCCCTCACTGCTGGATCTGGGAAAGGACGGCAACCGCCAGCCTGCCGTGGTATTGCCGACCAAGGTCGGCAACATTTTCGTGCTTAACCGACTGACGGGGGAGCCGATCGTGCCTGTCGATCAGGTCAGTGTGCGCACCGATGGCGGTGTCGAAGGCGAGCGCTTTGCACCCACCCAGCCGGTCTCGCGACTTAACTTCATCCCGCCGGTGTTGACCGAGAAGTCCATGTGGGGCGTTACGCCGTTTGACCAGATGGCTTGCCGGATCGCTTACAACACACTTCGTTATGACGGTAACCCCTGGACACCGGCCACCGAGTCAGGCTCGCTGATCTATCCCGGCAATATAGGCGTGTTCAACTGGGGTTCGGTGGCCGTGGACCCTGACCGCCAATTGCTGATCGCCGCACCGGTGCGCCTGGCGTATGTCTACAACCTGATCAAGCGCCCCGCGCAGGCCCAGGAAAAACGCCTGTTCACTCAGGAGGGCAAGCCCTACTGGAACGAGAACTTCGACGGTGACTCCGCCATTCGTATTTCCAGATTCGCCTCAAGCCTTGCCATCCCGTGCACAGCGCCACCGTGGGGGACCATGGCCGGGGTCGACCTGACAACTGGCAAGACCCAATGGATGCGTCGGGTCGGCACCACCAAAAACCTCAAAACCAGCTTCATGCAGGGACGTTTCCCGGTTGGCTTTCCCATGGGCATGGTCGCCCATGGCGGTCCGATGGTGACGGCAGGCGGACTGGCCTTTCACGGCGCGACGGCGGATAACTTTTTCCGCGCCTACGACGTCAATAGCGGCAAAGTGCTCTGGGAATACGAGTTACCCGCGGGTGGCCAATCGATTCCTTCGACGTATACCGGCAACGACGGCAAACAGTACGTGGTCATCGCTGCTGGCGGTCACGGATCGCTTGGTACGACGCTGGGCGACAGCGTGATTGCCTTCCGGGTTGATTGA